In Nisaea acidiphila, the DNA window GGTGATCGTCACCCCGTGGCGGAAGACGATCTGGGACAAGGCGCTGCAGGGCTGACGCGAACCGCACGCCCCCCTCTTACCCTAACGGTCGTCATCCCCATTTGCATGGGGATGACGACCGGGTATGGGTTCGCGCCACGCGCTTATCCAATCCCAACCCCCTGTCGAAGCGATAGACGATCCCCCGCCGATCCCCGACACTGATCCCGCGCAAGGGCCGCGAAGACGGTCCCGCAAGGGAGGTACGGATGGCGAAGACAAGGATCGCGGTGGCCGGGGCCGGCCTGATCGGGCAGGAGCATTGCAAGCTGATCGCGGCCTCGGACGCGGCCGAGCTTGCCGGCATCGCCGACCCGGCGCCGGCGGCGCGGGGCTACGCGGCGAGCCTCGGCGTCCCGCATTTCGACGATCTCGAAACGATGCTGGACGAGACCGGGCCCGGCGGCGCGGTCGTCGCCCTGCCGACCGGCCTGCACCTGTCGGCGGGCCGCGCCTGCATCGCCCGTGATATTCCTTGCCTGATGGAGAAACCGGTCGCGGCGACCCTGAAGGAGGCGTTCGAGCTGGCAAGGGCGAGCGAGGCGGCGGGGATCCCCGTCCTTGTCGGCCATCACCGGCGCCACAGCGTCGATATCCGGTTGGCCCGCGAGACCGTCGCGAGCGGCGGGCTCGGCCGCATCGTGACGGTGAGCGGCATGTCCTGGGTCGACAAGCCGGACAAATATTTCGACGTCGCCTGGCGCCGGCAGGAGGGCGGCGGCACGCTCTTGATCAACCTGATCCACGATATCGACTGCCTGCGCTTCATCCTCGGCGAGATAAGCCGGGTCAGTGCCTTCACCTCGAATGCGGTGCGCGGCCTCGATGTCGAGGATACGGCGAGTGTCTCTTTCGAGTTCGAGAGCGGCGTGCTCGGCGGCTTCACCATCAGCGACGCGGTCGCCTCGCCCTATAGCTGGGAGCGGACCTCGGGCCAGGCGCTCTATTTCCCGCACCAGCCGGAAAACTACCTCTTCATCGGCGGCCGCGACGGCGCGCTCGAGGTGCCGACCATGGAACACTGGCATCACGGGGCCGGCGGCGGCGACTGGCAGAGCGAACTCTTCCGCGAGACCCTGCCGCTCGACGGCAGCCAGACCTACGAGAACCAGCTCGCGCATTTCCTGAAGGTGATCGACGGCGACGAGCCGCCGGTGATCGATGCCGAGGACGGCGCCCGCACGCTCGCCGTGCTGCTCGCTGTGAAGACGGCGGCAAGAGAGGGGCGCGTGGTCGAGGTCGCGGAGATGCTGGAGGGACTTTAGGGGAGTGAGCGATCGATTGAGGCGTATTTTACCATGGGCTCGCTTTCCTTCCCATTTCCACTGGTCGTCATTCCCGCGAAAGCGGGGACCCAGCGAGCATAGAGCCGAGCCCGTCTTCCCTGGGTCCCCATTTGCATGGGGATGACGACCTGGGTCTGGGGGGTAAGTGATTGCCCTCGTTCCCCCTCGAAAGTCGCCGTCCCGGACCCCGATCCGGGATCCACTCTCCGACGCGTCATTCCCGTCGCCAGTGGTTCCCGACCTCCGTCGGGATGACGGTCACAATGCGTGTCTCATCATTTCCTGCTCCCCGGGGTCCCACTGTCCGTTCGTTCGGTCCGGCGACGGAACCGACGGAGCCCGCGACCGGAGGTAGCGGAGCATGTCGGCCGCGCCGGCCGCCGACGCGCCCCTGAACCTCAGGCGCTGTTCGAACGTCGTCTCGATATTTTCCGGACTGGGTACGCGGTCGTCCATGGCGGGTGCTCCCGTTTCTGCGGCGAAGGAAAAAAACTTGTCTTTTGCAAGTAAAAATCAGATAGAACGACAACTTGCTTTTTGCAAGTGATTTTCCTAAATTGGGTCCATGGAAAACACGAACAAGCTCCGCACGAGCGGATGTCCGGTCGCCTTCGGTCTCGATATTTTCGGGGATCGCTGGAGCCTGCTGATCATCCGCGACATGATGCTGCACGGCAAGAAAACCTACGGGGATTTCCTCGAAGGGGGCGAGGGCATCTCCACCAACATCCTCGCCGCCCGCCTGAAGCAGTTCGAGGCCCAGGGGATCGTCGCGAAGTCACGCGACCCGGACAGCGGCCGCAGCTATCTCTACCACCTGACGGACAAGGGCCGCGATCTGGCGCCGATCCTGTTCGACATCATTCTCTGGAGCGGCAAATACGACGCGCGGCCTTTCGCCCGCAAGGGCGTGCTGAACAGACTGAAGGAGGACAGGCCGGGCATGGAGGCGAGGGTGCGGTCCGGTGAACTTGCGCCGATTCAGCCCGAACCGGTGAACGGGGCGGAGGACTGAGCCGAACCGAAGGAACGGGCCGCCGAGGGCGCGGAATTGAGTTGTGTGTCCCCTTAACTCGTCCCCTTAACTCCCAGTGATTGCTTCTTCCATCCCATTCCAATCTGTCGTCATTCCCGCAAACGCGGGGACCCAGGGAGCGTAGAGCGTCACCCGTCTTCCCTGGGTCCCCATTTGCATGGGGATGACGACATGAGTTTGGGGGAGTGAGATGTCCCCTCGTTTCACCCTCGAAAGTCGCCGTCCCGGACTCCGATCCGGGATCCATTCTCTGACGCGTCACTCCCGTCCCCAGTGGATCCCGACGTTCGTCGGGATTATGGGTGGAAAGTGCGGGAAATTAAGTGATGTGTCCCCTGAATTCGCTGAATTCGCGCTTGTTTCCCTCAAATCGGACTTTTGTATGGATGACGGTTGGTGCCGGCCGACGCGTCCTCCATAGTTCAGCCTTCGGCAATTGATGGAGGAGCCGCCGTGTCGAAAACAGGGGCGTCCGAAAGTGATGAGGAAAATGCAGCTCGGAAGTTTTTTGGGTGGGAGTGCTCTCGATTAAGGAAAGATTTTTTTTCATTCGGATGGCTTGGACCGATTGTGTTGGCGCTGGGGATCGCTGCGTTTGCCGTCGGACTTTCGTGCCCTAAATGGCAAGGCTCCATGGCGGGGAGCTGTGCTTTACTGGTCGTGATTGCAATGGCCTTCGACTACTTCTTTTTTCCAAAGCCGGGCGACGGGATCAAGGCGCCCAATCCGTGGCTGCGGATTCCAAGTGGAATTTTGGCGTCTGGGTCGGCAATTCTCTGGATACTTGACGGTTGGCCGTAGTGATATTTGGTCAAGCCAATTGCGCCGTGATTGGCTTGGATCGGCACGATGCTCCTCAAATCAGCTCCTGCTCCCGATCGTCCGTCTCCCCATACCGCTGCAGCGACGGCTTCTTCAGCCCCTCGTAGAGTTTCTCGATCCCGGCATTGATCTCGCGGTTGTTGCGCTCGAAGAGCGAGTTGCCTTGGAGGTCGCTCTCGACCAGCAGCGGGCCGAACTTTTCCACCTCCAGCACCCACATCGCCTGGGCGATGCCGAGTTCGTCGAGCCAGTGGGCCGCGCGAACCTGATTGATGCCGCGTCCCAAGAGCGCGCCGGTGCCGTAGCCGACGGTGGTGAGATAGACCGCGCCGGCGGGCACGAAGAGGGCCTTGTAATCCTCCTCCGACATACCGCCCTTGCCGACGATCAGCTTGGCGCCGGAGGCGGCGAACCAGTCCTTCATCCATCTCGAGAAGCGGAAGCTGGCGGTGGCGGTGACGGCGCTGACCTTCAGGCTGCCGTCCTCCTGCTGGGCCGCGGCGGGGGAGCA includes these proteins:
- a CDS encoding Gfo/Idh/MocA family protein; amino-acid sequence: MAKTRIAVAGAGLIGQEHCKLIAASDAAELAGIADPAPAARGYAASLGVPHFDDLETMLDETGPGGAVVALPTGLHLSAGRACIARDIPCLMEKPVAATLKEAFELARASEAAGIPVLVGHHRRHSVDIRLARETVASGGLGRIVTVSGMSWVDKPDKYFDVAWRRQEGGGTLLINLIHDIDCLRFILGEISRVSAFTSNAVRGLDVEDTASVSFEFESGVLGGFTISDAVASPYSWERTSGQALYFPHQPENYLFIGGRDGALEVPTMEHWHHGAGGGDWQSELFRETLPLDGSQTYENQLAHFLKVIDGDEPPVIDAEDGARTLAVLLAVKTAAREGRVVEVAEMLEGL
- a CDS encoding winged helix-turn-helix transcriptional regulator is translated as MENTNKLRTSGCPVAFGLDIFGDRWSLLIIRDMMLHGKKTYGDFLEGGEGISTNILAARLKQFEAQGIVAKSRDPDSGRSYLYHLTDKGRDLAPILFDIILWSGKYDARPFARKGVLNRLKEDRPGMEARVRSGELAPIQPEPVNGAED
- a CDS encoding fumarate hydratase C-terminal domain-containing protein yields the protein MGNARERKTVRLKTPVTDADLAGLELGDVVYLDGLIYTAREGVYRRMLENGETPPAPFAEIGNVNFHCSPAAAQQEDGSLKVSAVTATASFRFSRWMKDWFAASGAKLIVGKGGMSEEDYKALFVPAGAVYLTTVGYGTGALLGRGINQVRAAHWLDELGIAQAMWVLEVEKFGPLLVESDLQGNSLFERNNREINAGIEKLYEGLKKPSLQRYGETDDREQELI